A stretch of DNA from Desulfurella amilsii:
TTAAAAGATGAGGGTTTTTATGTAGTCTCTTACCCAGATGCACTATCTGCTATTGACGATTTTGATAACCAAAAACCTGATTTAGTGCTCTTGGACATAGCAATGCCAAAGATGAGTGGTTTAGATGCTTTAAGAATACTAAAAGACAAATCGCCAAATACACCAATTATTATGTCAACAGCATACTCGCATTACAAGCAGGATTTTTCCACCTGGATAGCCG
This window harbors:
- a CDS encoding response regulator, producing MKKKIMVVDDEDSIRFLYEEELKDEGFYVVSYPDALSAIDDFDNQKPDLVLLDIAMPKMSGLDALRILKDKSPNTPIIMSTAYSHYKQDFSTWIADAYIVKSPDLTELKEKIKELLELNA